Genomic segment of Panicum virgatum strain AP13 chromosome 9N, P.virgatum_v5, whole genome shotgun sequence:
TGTCAAGCATATAGTTTGATGAATGGACGTTAAGCAAGTTAGTTTCAGGATATTAATATGCGCTTGTAGATTATTAGGTCACAtgacatgaacaaagtaatttACTATTGCACAAATACTTCGGTGAGTTGGAAAAAAATACTAACTACTTAATATTGCAGACACCCTCGTAAGGAGTGCTTCACTCCCTTCCGCAATTGATGCTGCTGGCACTCAGGAGTGGAGAAAGCGAAAGGCAGCTCAGAGTCTGAAGAGGCTCGAGTTGAAAAAGAAGAGGGTTGAGAGGAGGAACTCTCTCACTTGCAACACCTCAAAAGTAGGTGGGCAGATCCTAGAAGAGGTGAAGGCGCACACTGACAAATTGCATCAGGCTACGAGCACATCACACGACAGTTTGTCAGCAGTGCGAGGGAAGCCAAATTCAGCCTTCAAaggttgtttgtttgtttgtttgttaaaCTATTTAGGTTTTCTCAATATCCATTTCCCGTGTTCACAAGAACATGAATCTTACCTGCCCCCACCATATCAACCAAAAATATACTAGAAGCTCAATAAATGAATGACCTGGATTGTGAGCAGTTTGTTTGTTTATGATTAAAACACTTTCTATTCTAGTGTTATTATTAAAAGAAGCTCtatctaatattcatgtgtgatCTTCCAGGAACAACCACTGCTGAGGAGCACAGCCCGTCATCAGCTGGTCCACCCACTGGTGAGGCTGCAAGTTGCGCAACAAGTTGCACAACGGTAGCAAGCCCaccatcttcgtcgtcttcgtTGACTGGTAGAATGACATCCCTTGGCCCTAGGGGAAATCAACGAAGCACTTCGGGCACAGCTGCAGCAAGGGCAAGGAGCATGGGGGATGTGGAGAGAGCAATGATGCAGGAGATGCCGAGTGTGTTCACCAAGGGGCTCCCCAACGGCAACAGGGTGGAAGGCTTCCTGTACAAGTACAGGAAAGGCGAAAAAATCAGAATAGTTTGCATTTGCCATGGGAGCTTCCACACTCCTGCAGGGTTCGTGGAGCACGCTGGGGGCGGCAACGTGGCCAACCCGCTGCGGTACATTGTCGTCAGTCCTCTGGAGAACCTGTGAACCTTCGTTGGCAGACCCATGCAGGTGTTCTCTGTCGACAGCCTTGAGCCTAGCATCAGAGTAGATGTCAACGACAGATTGTGTAGTAAGGTGCTTATTATGCTGATGAAATTGGGGGTAAATTGCTCCAAGTCCTGCCGACATCATGGTGGTAACATAACCAGACGATAATTTGTCTCGTCCTTCCTGTGTGTGCATTAGTTCTGTAGCGACAGCCTTCAGCCTAGAATCAGAGTAGATGTCATCGACAGATTGTTGTAGTACAGTGCTTATTATGCTGATGAAATTGGGGGCCATTTGCTCCCATTCCTGCTGAAATCTTTGTGGTAACATGAACTGTTAATAGTTGTCTTGACCCTTTTTTAGGGTGGTTGACTCCTGCAATTTCCTTTTTATCTAGGTATTTTAggtgtgaaaaattatgactaAAGTCACTATTGCGAGTGTTGGCAGCCATGATTTTACGAAGCTCCCAATCACTTGCGCATAATTTCACAAAGCTCCCAATATAATCACTTGCGATAACATAGACCATTGCGATAATTTTAGGTGTGAAATGAGCAGCGAGGTCTCATCAAGTAGTCTGTTTTTCTCCTTTCCCCGGCAGTAGGCCTGCGTGCTCCGCCCTGTTGCATCCCGCCGCCCCACGCCGGCAAAGGTGACGCCGCGGGGTCCGTCGAGCTGCTCAGCTTCATGGAGGAGGACACGACAGTTGAGCGGCCGCAGGAGAGCGATGGTGAGGAGTTCGACTTCCTGCCCTCCGAGTACGCCTCCGCGGCCGCCCCGGTCGCCGCCGACGCAGACGGCGCCCCGCTCCCAGGCCCGATCCGTGCTATTTGCGTGAGCTTGGTGTCCAGACCCCTTCGGCTCCAGCAGCATCACAATTGCGACACCCGCATGTCAGTTGCAGAGCTCGCTAGCAACGCAAGAGACATGCTCTACTTCGTTCCCTCCAAAGAACTAGGATGCTGATGGTGGTCCGGTCAtcccttcctctcctccatAATCGCTGCATTAATCTCTTCGCCTGAGTGCTTCTGCTTCACATGGGTCTAGAGAGGCTTCTTCTAGCCTCCATCGTTGCCATGTGGATCTCTCCTTGCATCCTGCTGCCGCTTGCCAGTTCGGAGGAAATCTTCCCG
This window contains:
- the LOC120689455 gene encoding ninja-family protein 1-like, producing the protein MEGYSRDLLGGIGGGDAPPQEQRPGPAQAETETEEVELSLGLSLGGRFGVDRKGGKLVRSSSVAAVMRAPVVAAAPPALGRTSSVPVEAEASEAGRKQGLDGWDSCRETGGLAVEPAASLRASLSPSSGSSDGGGHRLQDTLVRSASLPSAIDAAGTQEWRKRKAAQSLKRLELKKKRVERRNSLTCNTSKVGGQILEEVKAHTDKLHQATSTSHDSLSAVRGKPNSAFKGTTTAEEHSPSSAGPPTGEAASCATSCTTVASPPSSSSSLTGRMTSLGPRGNQRSTSGTAAARARSMGDVERAMMQEMPSVFTKGLPNGNRVEGFLYKYRKGEKIRIVCICHGSFHTPAGFVEHAGGGNVANPLRYIVVSPLENL